The Thermobispora bispora DSM 43833 genome window below encodes:
- a CDS encoding CDP-glycerol glycerophosphotransferase family protein — translation MTARTSDTVADRLRAVQELYDRGESLEALIALVRSDGLTKAERAEVDREVLTGAIGLRLDAAAKRGPARRRQVIDALRPYLAEVDPKVKRELPVGRRVAYHLIETKDPAELAESDALVKLAAAAAEPSKRVRKGFRWYAELPVEVDDPALLRLRAADLVPVTKIDKITWEDGRLRITGYAYLAGLSVRSRRFNRATVVLRGPRWLPPVRLKTTRIHRPEATHEAKEPGCNYDWSGFTAELNPRALRWRAALRAVVRGTKRLLRRRYPVKDTTTWRAEIAIWSRMARSRGPLRGPAIGRTERPDGMQVKPGWWVRPVWTSDKALQVVLQPTRARLTEARLDGDDLTLTGFLPGRPITKGKARVGGHRMSADFTPVEGGTRFSLTLAVQSVLNAEARRLWVEPKGDPAATVMLEGAPESRFIVGDREITVQRDRRDRVVISGHKILPVITSAEWDGDTLRLSGRYPHPDDGERDLVLRHRTGLQLRVPLRRDGDEFSVEFRPNAMPRFGWDVPLAEGTWHISVAPRGKTGGSAMVPARFDHAALDGLDEDPRTIGGRVYRFVATRYDVPVIVAAEDRPGDERSAAGVWALSRNFYPAERKRPLRNATVFISYDGRSYSDSPRAVYEELVRRGHDGELVWIVRDGAFVPPGSRELGLGDGIVPTVVREGSREHYEVLARAARIVTNGFLPQWFRSREDQFVVQTWYGSPLKHIGRDQPHMKRDPRPPAWHRQAIEVRGWDLLLSQSPWATGVLRRAFGYDGEFLEAGLPRNDVLLAPDRDVLAAEVRRRIGIPEGKRLILYAPTFRDYDRRSASVRLDLADAKRVLGKDHVILVRGHMMQAYPNVPPHDGFAYDVTTYPDMADLLLITDVLVTDYSSVVFDFVVTGRPVVLFTPDLEKYRSSRGLYLDLESERPGPRFDTSPEVIRALREIDTVAAEHADRYAAFARTYAAFEKGKATACLVERMFAS, via the coding sequence ATGACGGCGCGCACGAGCGACACCGTCGCCGATCGGCTGCGGGCTGTTCAGGAGCTCTATGACCGGGGTGAGTCCCTCGAGGCTCTCATCGCCCTGGTCCGCTCCGACGGCCTCACCAAGGCGGAACGGGCCGAGGTCGATCGCGAGGTGCTCACCGGGGCGATCGGGCTCCGGCTCGACGCGGCCGCCAAGCGCGGCCCGGCCCGGCGCCGCCAGGTGATCGACGCGCTCCGGCCGTACCTCGCCGAGGTTGACCCCAAGGTCAAGCGCGAGCTGCCCGTCGGCCGGCGCGTGGCCTACCACCTCATCGAGACCAAGGACCCCGCCGAGCTCGCCGAGAGCGACGCGCTCGTCAAGCTCGCCGCCGCTGCCGCCGAGCCGTCCAAGCGGGTGCGGAAGGGCTTCCGCTGGTACGCGGAGCTCCCCGTGGAGGTGGACGACCCGGCCCTGCTCCGGCTCCGCGCCGCCGACCTCGTGCCGGTGACCAAGATCGACAAGATCACCTGGGAGGACGGCCGCCTCCGCATCACCGGCTACGCCTACCTCGCCGGGCTCTCGGTCCGCAGCCGCCGGTTCAACCGGGCCACGGTGGTGCTGCGCGGCCCGCGCTGGCTGCCCCCGGTCCGCCTGAAGACCACGCGGATCCACCGGCCCGAGGCCACCCACGAGGCCAAGGAGCCCGGGTGCAACTACGACTGGTCCGGTTTCACCGCCGAGCTGAACCCGCGCGCGCTCCGCTGGCGGGCCGCGCTGCGCGCGGTCGTCCGGGGCACCAAGCGCCTCCTCCGCCGGCGGTACCCGGTGAAGGACACCACGACCTGGCGGGCGGAGATCGCGATCTGGAGCCGGATGGCCCGGTCACGGGGCCCGCTGCGCGGCCCGGCGATCGGCCGCACCGAGCGCCCGGACGGGATGCAGGTGAAGCCCGGCTGGTGGGTGCGCCCGGTGTGGACCTCCGACAAGGCCCTCCAGGTGGTGCTCCAGCCGACCCGGGCCCGGCTCACCGAGGCGCGGCTGGACGGCGACGACCTCACGCTCACCGGCTTCCTGCCCGGCCGGCCGATCACGAAGGGGAAGGCCCGGGTGGGCGGCCACCGCATGTCGGCCGACTTCACGCCGGTCGAGGGCGGCACCCGCTTCTCGCTCACCCTCGCCGTCCAGAGCGTGCTCAACGCGGAGGCGCGGCGGCTGTGGGTCGAGCCCAAGGGCGACCCGGCCGCCACCGTGATGCTCGAGGGCGCCCCGGAGAGCCGGTTCATCGTCGGCGACCGGGAGATCACCGTCCAGCGCGACCGCCGCGACCGCGTGGTGATCTCCGGGCACAAGATCCTCCCGGTGATCACCTCGGCCGAGTGGGACGGGGACACGCTCCGGCTCTCCGGCCGGTACCCCCACCCGGACGACGGCGAGCGCGACCTGGTGCTGCGGCACCGGACCGGCCTGCAGCTGCGCGTGCCGCTGCGCCGCGACGGCGACGAGTTCTCGGTGGAGTTCCGGCCGAACGCCATGCCGCGGTTCGGCTGGGATGTGCCGCTCGCCGAGGGCACGTGGCACATCTCCGTCGCCCCGCGCGGCAAGACCGGCGGCTCGGCCATGGTGCCGGCCCGGTTCGACCACGCCGCGCTCGACGGGCTCGACGAGGACCCGCGGACCATCGGCGGCCGGGTGTACCGGTTCGTGGCCACCCGGTACGACGTGCCGGTGATCGTCGCGGCCGAGGACCGGCCGGGTGACGAGCGGAGCGCGGCCGGGGTGTGGGCGCTCAGCCGCAACTTCTACCCGGCCGAGCGGAAGCGCCCGCTCCGGAACGCCACCGTCTTCATCTCCTACGACGGCCGCAGCTACTCGGACAGCCCGCGCGCGGTCTACGAGGAGCTGGTACGGCGCGGCCACGACGGCGAGCTCGTCTGGATCGTCCGGGACGGCGCGTTCGTCCCGCCGGGCTCCCGCGAGCTCGGCCTCGGCGACGGCATCGTCCCGACCGTCGTCCGGGAGGGCAGCCGCGAGCACTACGAGGTGCTCGCCCGCGCCGCGCGCATCGTGACCAACGGCTTCCTGCCGCAGTGGTTCCGCAGCCGTGAGGACCAGTTCGTCGTCCAGACCTGGTACGGCTCGCCGCTGAAGCACATCGGGCGGGACCAGCCCCACATGAAGCGCGACCCGCGGCCCCCGGCCTGGCACCGGCAGGCGATCGAGGTCCGGGGCTGGGACCTGCTGCTCTCCCAGAGCCCGTGGGCCACCGGGGTGCTGCGCCGCGCCTTCGGCTACGACGGCGAGTTCCTCGAGGCCGGCCTGCCGCGCAACGACGTGCTGCTCGCCCCGGACCGGGACGTCCTCGCCGCCGAGGTCCGGCGGCGGATCGGGATCCCCGAGGGCAAGCGCCTGATCCTCTACGCGCCCACCTTCCGGGACTACGACCGGCGGAGCGCCTCGGTCCGGCTCGACCTCGCCGACGCCAAGCGGGTGCTCGGCAAGGACCACGTGATCCTGGTCCGCGGCCACATGATGCAGGCGTATCCGAACGTGCCCCCGCACGACGGGTTCGCCTACGACGTCACCACGTACCCGGACATGGCCGACCTGCTGCTCATCACCGACGTGCTGGTCACCGACTACTCGTCGGTCGTGTTCGACTTCGTGGTGACCGGGCGGCCGGTGGTGCTCTTCACCCCGGACCTGGAGAAGTACCGGTCCTCCCGCGGGCTCTACCTCGACCTGGAGAGCGAGCGGCCCGGGCCGCGGTTCGACACCTCGCCCGAGGTGATCCGGGCGCTGCGCGAGATCGACACGGTCGCCGCGGAGCACGCCGACCGCTACGCCGCGTTCGCCCGCACCTACGCCGCGTTCGAGAAGGGCAAGGCGACCGCCTGCCTGGTGGAGCGGATGTTCGCCTCCTGA
- a CDS encoding MGMT family protein — protein sequence MERVSADRHVPPPFAERVLDLVERIPPGTVMTYGDVAEYLGEGGPRQVGRVMAEWGGAVPWWRVIRADGRPAPHLAEECLARLRAEGVPFRGDRVDLRIARWNGQEAEPDYHLKDTGRGRVVAPR from the coding sequence ATGGAGCGCGTGAGCGCCGATCGTCATGTCCCCCCGCCGTTCGCGGAACGGGTCCTCGACCTCGTCGAGCGCATCCCGCCGGGCACGGTGATGACCTACGGCGACGTGGCCGAGTATCTGGGTGAGGGCGGCCCCCGGCAGGTCGGCCGGGTCATGGCCGAGTGGGGCGGGGCCGTCCCCTGGTGGCGGGTGATCCGGGCCGACGGTAGGCCCGCGCCGCACCTGGCCGAAGAGTGTCTCGCCAGGTTGCGAGCGGAGGGCGTCCCGTTTCGTGGGGATCGGGTGGATTTGCGGATTGCTCGGTGGAACGGGCAGGAAGCCGAGCCGGATTACCATCTCAAAGACACCGGTCGCGGAAGGGTGGTGGCTCCCCGATGA
- a CDS encoding S8 family serine peptidase, giving the protein MLTAPAGGRTPRASAGGRALRALAGCAALLAVLFASGPARAEPGGWPLDAIAAPEAWRVTDGSGVTVALIGSRHPEAVPGLGGKVVRGPEMRYLLRERPGPGDGEPAEPTPGETPGRAADATALAGLIAGSGRAGGVTGVAPGATILSVPVPEPRRADVSEPGETGLWLDDPLARAIRYAADRGASVIYIPVAHHGVGRAEREAVAYALERGAVLVAPAGDDGRSEPARRTGSAYWRFPAGYPGVVGVAAAGRNGAKAPESSGNLSVLVAAPGVDVPVAGGATASGTAVAGAMVAGVAALIKAKYPELTPQMVARAMTETARSTERYDENVGFGVVNAAAALDKAGQLTAYRGSVPVQDDAHFGDGPPPGPPERPGPDPVRLSIYGIAVLLGVLGLGAATVALRRR; this is encoded by the coding sequence GTGCTGACCGCGCCGGCGGGCGGGCGGACCCCGCGGGCGTCCGCGGGCGGCCGGGCGCTGCGGGCGCTGGCCGGGTGCGCGGCGCTGCTCGCCGTGCTCTTCGCGTCCGGCCCGGCGCGCGCCGAGCCCGGCGGCTGGCCGCTCGACGCGATCGCCGCGCCCGAGGCGTGGCGGGTCACCGACGGGTCGGGCGTGACCGTCGCCCTGATCGGGTCCCGCCACCCGGAGGCCGTGCCCGGGCTCGGCGGCAAGGTGGTGCGCGGGCCTGAGATGCGGTATCTGCTGCGCGAGAGGCCGGGCCCGGGCGACGGTGAGCCGGCCGAGCCCACGCCCGGGGAGACCCCGGGCCGGGCCGCCGACGCGACGGCGCTCGCCGGGCTGATCGCGGGGAGCGGCCGCGCGGGCGGGGTCACGGGCGTGGCCCCGGGGGCGACGATCCTCTCCGTCCCGGTGCCGGAGCCGCGGCGCGCGGACGTCTCCGAGCCGGGCGAGACCGGCCTGTGGCTCGACGATCCGCTGGCCCGGGCCATCCGGTACGCGGCCGACCGGGGCGCCTCGGTGATCTACATTCCGGTCGCGCACCACGGGGTCGGCCGGGCCGAGCGCGAGGCCGTGGCGTACGCGCTCGAGCGGGGCGCGGTCCTGGTCGCGCCGGCCGGGGACGACGGCCGGTCGGAGCCCGCCCGGCGGACCGGGAGCGCGTACTGGCGGTTCCCGGCCGGCTACCCCGGCGTGGTGGGGGTGGCCGCCGCCGGCCGGAACGGGGCGAAGGCCCCGGAGAGCAGCGGCAACCTCTCGGTGCTCGTCGCGGCGCCCGGGGTGGACGTGCCGGTCGCCGGCGGCGCGACGGCCTCCGGCACCGCGGTGGCGGGGGCGATGGTCGCCGGCGTCGCTGCATTGATAAAGGCGAAATATCCGGAACTGACGCCCCAAATGGTGGCGCGGGCCATGACCGAAACCGCGCGATCGACCGAGCGATATGACGAAAATGTCGGCTTTGGTGTTGTGAACGCCGCAGCCGCCCTGGATAAGGCCGGGCAATTGACCGCCTATCGCGGCAGCGTCCCGGTACAGGACGACGCGCACTTCGGCGACGGGCCGCCGCCCGGCCCGCCCGAGCGCCCCGGGCCCGACCCGGTGCGGCTGTCGATCTACGGGATCGCCGTGCTCCTCGGCGTCCTCGGCCTCGGCGCGGCCACGGTGGCGCTCCGCCGCCGGTGA